Proteins encoded together in one Amblyomma americanum isolate KBUSLIRL-KWMA chromosome 1, ASM5285725v1, whole genome shotgun sequence window:
- the LOC144114925 gene encoding uncharacterized protein LOC144114925, which translates to MEVEAALILFERSLKKNGLRYTTMLSDGDSRAFLALQEADVYGYVKVEKEDCINHVKKRMGTALRNLIAKQKGTENLGGKGKLTGSMITKLSSYYAWALKSHKGDVDSMHKAVMATYRHITSNDETSDHSLCPSGPNSWCQHNVAASRGEPAPKHRHNLPPHVCKALVPIYERLSERKLLERCHRGKTQNSNESLHSLIWALAPKERHASLYIVQAAVAEAVMRFNAGSERTSKIILRELGLNTSAKASKRMTEKDERREHKSARKHAAAENVQGAFKKRHLDNGKQRDYIPGGF; encoded by the coding sequence ATGGAGGTCGAAGCAGCCCTTATACTTTTCGAGAGGTCTCTCAAAAAGAATGGCCTTCGCTACACCACTATGCTGTCAGATGGCGACAGCCGTGCTTTCCTTGCACTGCAAGAAGCAGATGTATATGGCTACGTCAAAGTGgaaaaggaggactgcataaaTCACGTCAAGAAGCGCATGGGGACAGCCCTGCGAAATTTGATTGCCAAGCAGAAAGGGACAGAAAACCTTGGAGGTAAGGGTAAACTAACCGGAAGCATGATCACCAAGTTGAGCTCCTATTATGCTTGGGCACTCAAGTCTCATAAAGGGGACGTGGACTCAATGCACAAAGCTGTGATGGCGACATACCGTCATATTACCTCTAATGATGAGACGTCAGATCACAGTTTGTGCCCATCAGGGCCAAACTCCTGGTGCCAGCACAATGTAGCGGCATCGCGAGGGGAGCCTGCACCAAAGCACCGCCACAACCTTCCACCTCATGTGTGCAAGGCATTGGTTCCCATTTACGAGCGGTTATCAGAAAGGAAGCTCCTTGAGCGCTGCCACAGGGGCAAGACGCAGAATAGCAACGAGAGTCTGCACTCTCTGATATGGGCCCTGGCACCCAAGGAGCGCCACGCATCTTTGTACATTGTACAAGCTGCCGTGGCCGAGGCAGTAATGCGCTTCAATGCAGGCAGCGAGAGAACAtctaaaataattttgagagaactTGGTCTCAATACTAGTGCAAAAGCCAGtaaaaggatgacggaaaaagaTGAGCGTCGGGAACACAAGTCTGCCCGGAAACATGCTGCGGCTGAAAATGTCCAAGGTGCTTTCAAGAAGCGGCACTTGGACAATGGAAAGCAAAGGGACTACATCCCTGGGGGCTTCTAG